In a genomic window of Zerene cesonia ecotype Mississippi chromosome Z, Zerene_cesonia_1.1, whole genome shotgun sequence:
- the LOC119835670 gene encoding peptidoglycan-recognition protein LE-like isoform X1 — protein sequence MARNNDVSSCDSNGIRVEGDLGDLQVTELSDSEDKDERTFVEPSASRTLDTLSALPASLVQKSTVPVFGSISVVESENVQFGNNTYFNGPVTIKQIVQNKSGVDNSSYTRTEEDEPKDTVYSHGTKLDDIPLKKHEILVWHKLTFSAVCVTIIGGIIAIVLILPSRGDQQQGTTVSYATESFNSAVVGFCNENIQIIVLSVIMLLLTSLLISYSLLTRDIGHVKAKRAGMYEKPLNKKQARLQCTFTADPLLISPDYLRIVSRSDWLAQPVEAVLDKIRQPVPWVIITHTATETCETQSQCVLRVRVIQTFHIESRGWDDIGYNFLVGGDGSVYYGRGWDYIGAHTQGYNKYSIGIAFIGTFNNYQPAKQQIEACQKLIARGVKMGKLAKDYKLLAHRQLMSTLSPGDKLYDIIKTWPHFVNNFTNIKDLLPNY from the exons atggctCGGAATAACGATGTAAGCTCTTGTGATAGTAACGGTATAAGGGTTGAAGGTGATTTGGGTGATTTACAAGTGACGGAACTGAGCGACAGCGAAGACAAAGATGAGAGAACTTTTGTTGAGCCAAGTGCCTCAAGGACGCTGGATACCTTATCTGCCCTGCCCGCATCACTAGTGCAGAAATCAACAGTGCCTGTATTTGGTAGTATATCCGTAGTGGAGTCAGAAAATGTACAGTTTggaaataatacatacttcAATGGGCCAGTGACTATAAAGCAGATTGTACAGAACAAGTCTGGTGTTGATAACAGTTCATACACTAGAACTGAGGAAGATGAACCGAAAGATACAGTTTACTCTCATGGAACAAAATTGGACGATATTC cCTTGAAAAAGCACGAAATACTTGTGTGgcataaattaacattttcggCTGTATGTGTAACTATAATTGGGGGGATAATAGCAATAGTTCTAATTTTACCCAGCCGAGGAGACCAGCAGCAAGGAACCACCGTTAGCTATGCAACGGAGAGTT TTAACTCAGCGGTGGTGGGCTTCTGTAATGAgaacatacaaattattgttttatcagTCATAATGTTGTTATTAACATCTCTGTTGATTTCGTATTCATTACTAACAAGGGATATTGGTCATGTCAAAGCGAAGAGAGCAGGAATGTATGAAAAACCTCTGAATAAAAAGCAAGCACGCCTGCAATGCACTTTTACAG CGGACCCATTGTTAATATCGCCGGATTACCTCAGGATAGTATCGAGGTCCGATTGGTTGGCGCAACCGGTGGAAGCCGTGCTGGATAAGATACGGCAACCCGTGCCGTGGGTGATCATCACCCACACAGCCACGGAAACGTGCGAGACGCAG AGTCAATGCGTTCTGCGCGTGCGCGTGATTCAAACGTTTCACATAGAATCGCGAGGTTGGGACGACATTGGCTACAACTTCCTAGTGGGGGGGGACGGCTCCGTGTACTATGGCCGCGGTTGGGACTACATCGGTGCTCATACGCAGGGCTATAACAAATATTCCATCGGCATAGCTTTTATAGGCACGTTTAATAACTACCAACCCGCAAAGCAACAGATCGAAGCGTGCCAGAAATTAATAGCTAGGGGTGTCAAAATGGGAAAACTTGCCAAAGACTACAAACTCTTAGCTCATAGACAACTGATGTCGACCTTGAGCCCTGGTGATAAGTTGtacgatattattaaaacgtgGCCGCATTTTGTTAACAATTTCACAAATATCAAAGATCTGTTGCCGAATTATTGA
- the LOC119835670 gene encoding peptidoglycan-recognition protein SA-like isoform X2: MARNNDVSSCDSNGIRVEGDLGDLQVTELSDSEDKDERTFVEPSASRTLDTLSALPASLVQKSTVPVFGSISVVESENVQFGNNTYFNGPVTIKQIVQNKSGVDNSSYTRTEEDEPKDTVYSHGTKLDDIPLKKHEILVWHKLTFSAVCVTIIGGIIAIVLILPSRGDQQQGTTVSYATESSDPLLISPDYLRIVSRSDWLAQPVEAVLDKIRQPVPWVIITHTATETCETQSQCVLRVRVIQTFHIESRGWDDIGYNFLVGGDGSVYYGRGWDYIGAHTQGYNKYSIGIAFIGTFNNYQPAKQQIEACQKLIARGVKMGKLAKDYKLLAHRQLMSTLSPGDKLYDIIKTWPHFVNNFTNIKDLLPNY; the protein is encoded by the exons atggctCGGAATAACGATGTAAGCTCTTGTGATAGTAACGGTATAAGGGTTGAAGGTGATTTGGGTGATTTACAAGTGACGGAACTGAGCGACAGCGAAGACAAAGATGAGAGAACTTTTGTTGAGCCAAGTGCCTCAAGGACGCTGGATACCTTATCTGCCCTGCCCGCATCACTAGTGCAGAAATCAACAGTGCCTGTATTTGGTAGTATATCCGTAGTGGAGTCAGAAAATGTACAGTTTggaaataatacatacttcAATGGGCCAGTGACTATAAAGCAGATTGTACAGAACAAGTCTGGTGTTGATAACAGTTCATACACTAGAACTGAGGAAGATGAACCGAAAGATACAGTTTACTCTCATGGAACAAAATTGGACGATATTC cCTTGAAAAAGCACGAAATACTTGTGTGgcataaattaacattttcggCTGTATGTGTAACTATAATTGGGGGGATAATAGCAATAGTTCTAATTTTACCCAGCCGAGGAGACCAGCAGCAAGGAACCACCGTTAGCTATGCAACGGAGAGTT CGGACCCATTGTTAATATCGCCGGATTACCTCAGGATAGTATCGAGGTCCGATTGGTTGGCGCAACCGGTGGAAGCCGTGCTGGATAAGATACGGCAACCCGTGCCGTGGGTGATCATCACCCACACAGCCACGGAAACGTGCGAGACGCAG AGTCAATGCGTTCTGCGCGTGCGCGTGATTCAAACGTTTCACATAGAATCGCGAGGTTGGGACGACATTGGCTACAACTTCCTAGTGGGGGGGGACGGCTCCGTGTACTATGGCCGCGGTTGGGACTACATCGGTGCTCATACGCAGGGCTATAACAAATATTCCATCGGCATAGCTTTTATAGGCACGTTTAATAACTACCAACCCGCAAAGCAACAGATCGAAGCGTGCCAGAAATTAATAGCTAGGGGTGTCAAAATGGGAAAACTTGCCAAAGACTACAAACTCTTAGCTCATAGACAACTGATGTCGACCTTGAGCCCTGGTGATAAGTTGtacgatattattaaaacgtgGCCGCATTTTGTTAACAATTTCACAAATATCAAAGATCTGTTGCCGAATTATTGA
- the LOC119835564 gene encoding RUS family member 1 isoform X1 — MENFDPAPMEGELLLQERHGTKQRFYVQPPAQNKIVVCDKEKASKITTWLKSIFLPQGFPYSISKDYVEYQIFDTAQAFCSTITGILATKEVMKGVGVGDLAATPLAATVTWVLKDGCGHLGRILFAYTHGSYLDAYCKTWRLYADVLNDVAMVIELTLPHYFEFTTVALCFSTTLKAIVGVAGGASRTALTQHHAVRSNLADVTAKDAAQETAVNLFASVVAILILTYCGTSFGLYLFLIMTHLACNYCAVKAVCLETFNPPRFMLSLDSILKHEQYPGVRHVNYKEPIFHLHKSRTGEEYSGFKIKLGSSAKDSVLSTTPVPYFKKLLEVYKAKPFVPFLNLRTRVVNVLLKDNARAVDVLEAYYHGILFILATLAVNDINIPFLEFASVFNGSEWAQTRARHGGVYQYELSEQAIEFLQNLLSLEWVRVQDGLEVTGWNVHRHQMVVDEWRHHAEGLFDDFPQEPVDLDPPLLNPLPSLENPISARALVNGRWNTARASNRNSDYIRAWVNGHENDMNDNDRVVIDDDYEAGPSGVRNYVYIAPSDDDDSYSD; from the exons A tGGAGAATTTTGATCCAGCACCAATGGAAGGAGAGTTGCTGCTACAGGAGAGACATGGAACCAAGCAGAGATTCTATGTTCAGCCTCCAG CGCAAAATAAGATTGTTGTATGTGACAAAGAAAAGGCAAGCAAAATAACAACTTGGCTGAAAAGCATATTTTTGCCACAAGGGTTTCCATACAGCATCAGTAAGGACTATGTTGAATATCAGATATTCGACACTGCTCAAGCTTTTTGCAGTACCATCACAG GTATTTTGGCGACAAAGGAAGTTATGAAGGGGGTGGGAGTGGGGGACTTAGCTGCCACCCCGTTGGCTGCTACGGTCACATGGGTGTTGAAAGACGGTTGTGGTCATCTTGGAAGAATCCTGTTCGCCTACACTCATGG GAGCTACCTAGACGCCTATTGCAAGACCTGGCGCCTGTATGCCGACGTGCTGAATGACGTGGCTATGGTCATAGAGCTGACATTGCCACACTATTTCGAGTTCACCACCGTTGCACTGTGCTTCAGCACCACCTTGAAGGCGATCGTTGGCGTAGCAG GGGGCGCTTCACGCACGGCGTTAACGCAACACCACGCGGTACGCAGTAATCTCGCCGACGTCACCGCTAAAGACGCGGCCCAAGAGACAGCAGTCAATCTATTCGCGTCAGTCGTCGCTATACTGATACTTACATACTGCGG GACCAGTTTCGGTCTATATCTATTTTTGATTATGACGCACTTGGCTTGCAATTATTGCGCTGTGAAAGCAGTATGCTTAGAAACATTTAATCCGCCTCGTTTCATGCTTTCCTTAGACTCTATACTAAAACATGAACAGTATCCTGGAGTACGACATGTCAATTATAAAGAGCCGATATTCCACTTGCATAAATCTAGGACGG GCGAAGAGTACTCTGGCTTCAAAATAAAGCTCGGCTCGTCTGCCAAGGACTCCGTCTTGAGCACCACCCCGGTGCCATATTTCAAAAAGCTTTTAGAAGTCTATAAAGCGAAACCATTCGTTCCATTCCTGAACCTGCGCACCCGGGTCGTGAACGTCCTGCTGAAGGACAATGCGAGGGCCGTGGATGTGCTGGAGGCTTATTACCATGGGATTCTCTTCATTTTGGCGACCCTCGCtgttaatgatattaatatt CCGTTCCTCGAGTTCGCGTCGGTGTTCAACGGCAGCGAGTGGGCGCAGACCCGCGCGCGTCACGGCGGCGTGTACCAGTACGAGCTGTCGGAGCAGGCGATCGAGTTCCTGCAGAACCTGCTCAGCCTGGAGTGGGTGCGCGTGCAAGATGGCCTGGAGGTTACCG GATGGAACGTGCACCGCCACCAAATGGTAGTAGACGAGTGGCGTCACCACGCCGAGGGGCTATTCGACGATTTCCCCCAAGAGCCGGTTGACCTGGACCCCCCGCTACTCAACCCCCTGCCGTCCCTGGAAAACCCCATATCCGCTAGAGCTCTGGTCAATGGCCGCTGGAACACCGCAAGGGCCTCTAACCGTAATAGCGACTACATCAGGGCCTGGGTGAACGGGCATGAAAATGATATGAATGACAACGACCGAGTGGTGATCGATGATGATTACGAAGCTGGACCCTCGGGGGTACGCAACTACGTGTACATAGCACcgtctgatgatgatgatagctATTCCGATTAA
- the LOC119835564 gene encoding RUS family member 1 isoform X2 translates to MEGELLLQERHGTKQRFYVQPPAQNKIVVCDKEKASKITTWLKSIFLPQGFPYSISKDYVEYQIFDTAQAFCSTITGILATKEVMKGVGVGDLAATPLAATVTWVLKDGCGHLGRILFAYTHGSYLDAYCKTWRLYADVLNDVAMVIELTLPHYFEFTTVALCFSTTLKAIVGVAGGASRTALTQHHAVRSNLADVTAKDAAQETAVNLFASVVAILILTYCGTSFGLYLFLIMTHLACNYCAVKAVCLETFNPPRFMLSLDSILKHEQYPGVRHVNYKEPIFHLHKSRTGEEYSGFKIKLGSSAKDSVLSTTPVPYFKKLLEVYKAKPFVPFLNLRTRVVNVLLKDNARAVDVLEAYYHGILFILATLAVNDINIPFLEFASVFNGSEWAQTRARHGGVYQYELSEQAIEFLQNLLSLEWVRVQDGLEVTGWNVHRHQMVVDEWRHHAEGLFDDFPQEPVDLDPPLLNPLPSLENPISARALVNGRWNTARASNRNSDYIRAWVNGHENDMNDNDRVVIDDDYEAGPSGVRNYVYIAPSDDDDSYSD, encoded by the exons ATGGAAGGAGAGTTGCTGCTACAGGAGAGACATGGAACCAAGCAGAGATTCTATGTTCAGCCTCCAG CGCAAAATAAGATTGTTGTATGTGACAAAGAAAAGGCAAGCAAAATAACAACTTGGCTGAAAAGCATATTTTTGCCACAAGGGTTTCCATACAGCATCAGTAAGGACTATGTTGAATATCAGATATTCGACACTGCTCAAGCTTTTTGCAGTACCATCACAG GTATTTTGGCGACAAAGGAAGTTATGAAGGGGGTGGGAGTGGGGGACTTAGCTGCCACCCCGTTGGCTGCTACGGTCACATGGGTGTTGAAAGACGGTTGTGGTCATCTTGGAAGAATCCTGTTCGCCTACACTCATGG GAGCTACCTAGACGCCTATTGCAAGACCTGGCGCCTGTATGCCGACGTGCTGAATGACGTGGCTATGGTCATAGAGCTGACATTGCCACACTATTTCGAGTTCACCACCGTTGCACTGTGCTTCAGCACCACCTTGAAGGCGATCGTTGGCGTAGCAG GGGGCGCTTCACGCACGGCGTTAACGCAACACCACGCGGTACGCAGTAATCTCGCCGACGTCACCGCTAAAGACGCGGCCCAAGAGACAGCAGTCAATCTATTCGCGTCAGTCGTCGCTATACTGATACTTACATACTGCGG GACCAGTTTCGGTCTATATCTATTTTTGATTATGACGCACTTGGCTTGCAATTATTGCGCTGTGAAAGCAGTATGCTTAGAAACATTTAATCCGCCTCGTTTCATGCTTTCCTTAGACTCTATACTAAAACATGAACAGTATCCTGGAGTACGACATGTCAATTATAAAGAGCCGATATTCCACTTGCATAAATCTAGGACGG GCGAAGAGTACTCTGGCTTCAAAATAAAGCTCGGCTCGTCTGCCAAGGACTCCGTCTTGAGCACCACCCCGGTGCCATATTTCAAAAAGCTTTTAGAAGTCTATAAAGCGAAACCATTCGTTCCATTCCTGAACCTGCGCACCCGGGTCGTGAACGTCCTGCTGAAGGACAATGCGAGGGCCGTGGATGTGCTGGAGGCTTATTACCATGGGATTCTCTTCATTTTGGCGACCCTCGCtgttaatgatattaatatt CCGTTCCTCGAGTTCGCGTCGGTGTTCAACGGCAGCGAGTGGGCGCAGACCCGCGCGCGTCACGGCGGCGTGTACCAGTACGAGCTGTCGGAGCAGGCGATCGAGTTCCTGCAGAACCTGCTCAGCCTGGAGTGGGTGCGCGTGCAAGATGGCCTGGAGGTTACCG GATGGAACGTGCACCGCCACCAAATGGTAGTAGACGAGTGGCGTCACCACGCCGAGGGGCTATTCGACGATTTCCCCCAAGAGCCGGTTGACCTGGACCCCCCGCTACTCAACCCCCTGCCGTCCCTGGAAAACCCCATATCCGCTAGAGCTCTGGTCAATGGCCGCTGGAACACCGCAAGGGCCTCTAACCGTAATAGCGACTACATCAGGGCCTGGGTGAACGGGCATGAAAATGATATGAATGACAACGACCGAGTGGTGATCGATGATGATTACGAAGCTGGACCCTCGGGGGTACGCAACTACGTGTACATAGCACcgtctgatgatgatgatagctATTCCGATTAA